One genomic segment of Pandoraea thiooxydans includes these proteins:
- a CDS encoding NADH:flavin oxidoreductase/NADH oxidase, whose translation MSAPLFSPFELGPLKLENRIVISPMCQYSALDGSASAWHRTHIGNLSLSGAALLLLEATAVEAAGRITPFCLGLYSDANEQALAKVLEEVREFSAMPIGIQLCHAGRKASSEPPWRAGKLIPSAQGGWQTYGPSALAHNDGEELPAELDRAGLARVREAFVASARRAARLDLAAVELHFAHGYLLHQFLSPLANQRGDEYGGSLENRMRFPLEVFDAVRAVWPAGKPLGVRVSATDWVDGGWDLTQTIELAQRLRERGCDWIDVSTGGVSPRQQIALGPHYQMPFARAVREAVGMPTIGVGLITDAQRADQAIRDGDADLVALARAILWDPRWPWHAAAALGATLKAPPQYWRCEPRGTSRVFDGASFGQR comes from the coding sequence ATGAGCGCACCACTTTTTTCGCCGTTTGAACTCGGGCCGCTCAAGCTCGAGAACCGTATCGTCATCAGCCCAATGTGCCAATACAGCGCGCTCGACGGCTCGGCCAGCGCCTGGCATCGCACGCACATCGGCAATCTGTCGCTCAGCGGCGCCGCCCTGTTGCTGCTCGAGGCCACCGCGGTGGAAGCCGCCGGGCGCATCACGCCGTTCTGCCTGGGCCTGTATTCCGACGCCAACGAGCAGGCGCTCGCCAAGGTGCTCGAGGAAGTGCGTGAATTCAGCGCTATGCCGATCGGCATCCAGCTGTGCCATGCCGGACGCAAGGCATCGAGCGAGCCGCCCTGGCGGGCCGGCAAGTTGATCCCGTCGGCCCAGGGCGGCTGGCAAACCTACGGACCCTCGGCGCTGGCGCACAACGATGGCGAGGAGCTCCCGGCCGAGCTCGACCGCGCTGGACTGGCGCGCGTTCGCGAGGCGTTCGTCGCCAGCGCGCGGCGCGCGGCCCGCCTGGATCTGGCCGCCGTGGAACTGCATTTCGCGCATGGCTATTTGCTGCACCAGTTTCTCTCGCCGCTGGCCAACCAGCGCGGCGACGAATACGGCGGCTCGCTCGAGAACCGCATGCGCTTTCCGCTCGAAGTGTTCGATGCCGTGCGTGCCGTCTGGCCCGCCGGCAAGCCGCTGGGCGTGCGCGTGTCGGCCACCGACTGGGTCGATGGCGGCTGGGACCTGACGCAAACCATCGAGCTGGCCCAGCGCCTGCGCGAGCGAGGCTGCGACTGGATCGACGTGTCCACGGGCGGCGTCTCGCCGCGCCAGCAGATTGCGCTCGGGCCGCACTACCAGATGCCGTTCGCCCGCGCCGTGCGCGAAGCGGTCGGCATGCCGACCATCGGCGTCGGTCTGATCACCGATGCGCAGCGCGCCGACCAGGCGATTCGCGACGGCGACGCCGACCTCGTCGCGCTGGCGCGAGCCATCCTGTGGGATCCGCGCTGGCCATGGCACGCCGCGGCCGCGCTGGGCGCCACGCTCAAGGCGCCGCCGCAGTACTGGCGCTGCGAGCCGCGCGGGACCTCGCGCGTGTTCGACGGCGCATCATTCGGGCAACGTTAA
- a CDS encoding LysR family transcriptional regulator yields the protein MGTDRPLRFDMESLRIFVAVVEEGSIAAASVRTHLVASAVSKRVSDLESDAGTLLLYRHSRGVQATPAGEALYRHARRMIEHLQQIADELSEYSEGLRGHTRIYVNFTAMVQYLPGPLHSFLRANPEVRVDMVEKRSDEVVQAIASGIADLGLCSATPGTLGDLQWRPYSTDTLVLIVPPDHRLATRSSIEFAEALDDEFVSMQHGTSISKLCRAAAERSGKRLRVRIEVTSFEGVRNMVGAGLGLGVLPEDSVRPYLHSAPLRVVKLEDPWAMRPLLLLARNFETLPLPARMLVDHLEQARKRAS from the coding sequence ATGGGAACCGATCGCCCGCTGCGTTTCGACATGGAATCGCTGCGCATTTTCGTGGCGGTCGTCGAGGAGGGCAGCATCGCCGCCGCCTCGGTGCGCACGCATCTGGTCGCCTCGGCGGTCAGCAAGCGCGTCTCAGACCTGGAGAGCGACGCCGGCACGCTGCTGCTGTATCGCCACAGCCGCGGGGTCCAGGCCACGCCGGCCGGCGAGGCGCTCTATCGCCATGCCCGGCGCATGATCGAACATCTGCAGCAGATCGCCGACGAGTTGTCCGAATACTCGGAAGGCCTGCGCGGCCATACCCGCATCTATGTCAACTTCACGGCGATGGTTCAGTATCTGCCCGGGCCGCTGCATTCGTTTTTGCGCGCCAACCCGGAAGTACGCGTCGACATGGTCGAGAAGCGCAGCGACGAAGTGGTGCAGGCGATTGCCAGCGGCATCGCCGATCTGGGGCTATGTTCGGCCACGCCCGGCACGTTGGGCGACCTGCAGTGGCGGCCCTACAGTACCGACACGCTGGTGCTGATCGTGCCGCCCGACCATCGCCTGGCGACGCGCTCGAGCATCGAGTTCGCCGAGGCGCTCGACGACGAGTTCGTCAGCATGCAGCACGGCACCTCGATCTCCAAGCTATGCCGCGCCGCGGCCGAGCGCAGCGGCAAGCGCCTGCGTGTGCGCATCGAGGTGACCAGCTTCGAGGGGGTGCGCAATATGGTCGGCGCCGGTCTCGGGCTCGGCGTGCTGCCCGAAGACAGCGTACGGCCCTATCTTCACTCCGCGCCGTTGCGCGTCGTGAAACTCGAAGACCCGTGGGCAATGCGGCCGCTGCTGCTGCTCGCGCGCAATTTCGAGACGCTGCCGCTGCCCGCGCGCATGCTCGTCGATCATCTCGAACAGGCGCGCAAGCGGGCCTCTTAG
- a CDS encoding outer membrane beta-barrel protein yields the protein MARRAPEANWLSRHHRTVLSLVAAALVWSVPALGQELVPQSPTADQPSPSAQVPSLPAQAPVDNAVPGKAPDRVPTPASQVSPAGTPFSLGSYLLYPEIDATWMYDSNVFFSPKDTRLSDRAWVFSPALWALSNWTKHELDFHASLDSTRYSTYTSENSNDYHLSAEGRYDFSSDTNVYGGVHFSQEHEDRESPSARNGLTPTQYHQLRLYGGVFHQFGRVSVRVAGTAQQLTYNNVNFLTGSGVINIINNHDRDRWQYTGGVRVGYEITPRVEPYVQIAFDNRRYNDAVDDLGYQRDSSGMRYLAGVRWNIPRVLKLDAFAGWMQQDYQDPRFANVSAPVIGTALQWSATSRTSVTAYLDRTIEETTVTSTPSPSVVLVSSSYVNTYASLGVEQQLTGKLTVRGTGSLSHVAYKGLPRTDDYYGVTLGLVYRLHRNLYFDLSVTGRRLNSSVPTEDFNQYTVMARVAIPFSH from the coding sequence ATGGCGCGGCGAGCGCCGGAGGCCAACTGGCTGAGCCGGCATCACAGAACGGTGCTGTCGCTGGTGGCCGCTGCCCTGGTGTGGTCGGTCCCGGCGCTCGGCCAGGAACTGGTGCCGCAATCGCCGACCGCCGATCAGCCCTCGCCATCGGCGCAAGTGCCCAGCCTGCCGGCGCAGGCGCCGGTCGACAACGCCGTGCCCGGCAAGGCGCCGGACCGGGTTCCGACGCCAGCCAGCCAGGTGAGCCCGGCCGGCACGCCATTCTCGCTCGGCTCGTATTTGCTTTACCCGGAGATCGACGCGACATGGATGTACGACAGTAACGTTTTTTTCTCACCCAAAGACACACGGCTGAGCGACCGCGCCTGGGTTTTCTCGCCGGCGCTGTGGGCGCTGTCGAACTGGACCAAGCATGAACTGGATTTTCATGCATCGCTCGATAGCACGCGCTATTCGACCTATACGTCGGAAAACTCGAACGACTACCATTTGAGCGCGGAAGGCCGCTACGATTTCAGCTCCGACACCAACGTCTATGGCGGCGTGCATTTCTCGCAGGAGCATGAAGACCGCGAGTCGCCCTCCGCGCGCAATGGGCTGACGCCCACCCAGTACCACCAGTTGCGCCTGTACGGCGGGGTGTTTCATCAGTTCGGCCGCGTGTCGGTGCGGGTGGCCGGCACGGCCCAGCAACTGACTTACAACAACGTCAACTTCCTCACCGGCAGCGGCGTGATCAACATCATCAACAATCACGATCGCGACCGCTGGCAATATACCGGCGGGGTGCGCGTGGGGTACGAGATCACGCCGCGTGTCGAGCCTTACGTGCAGATCGCCTTCGACAACCGCCGCTATAACGACGCGGTGGACGATCTGGGTTATCAGCGCGACTCGAGCGGCATGCGCTACCTGGCGGGCGTACGGTGGAACATTCCCCGGGTGCTCAAGCTCGACGCGTTTGCCGGATGGATGCAGCAGGATTACCAAGACCCGCGCTTTGCCAATGTCAGCGCGCCAGTGATTGGAACCGCGCTGCAGTGGTCGGCTACCAGTCGCACCTCCGTGACCGCGTACCTCGACCGGACCATCGAGGAAACCACCGTGACCTCGACGCCGTCGCCCAGCGTGGTGCTGGTCTCGTCGAGTTACGTCAACACCTATGCGTCCCTGGGCGTCGAGCAACAGCTGACCGGCAAGCTGACGGTGCGCGGCACGGGCTCGCTGTCTCACGTCGCCTACAAGGGCCTGCCCCGCACCGACGACTACTACGGGGTCACGCTCGGGCTGGTCTATCGTTTGCATCGGAACCTGTATTTCGACCTGAGCGTCACCGGGCGCAGGCTGAACTCGAGCGTGCCCACCGAAGACTTCAATCAATACACCGTGATGGCCCGCGTGGCGATTCCGTTCTCGCACTGA